The following proteins come from a genomic window of Clostridia bacterium:
- a CDS encoding TraR/DksA C4-type zinc finger protein encodes MTKYEQFRSELRRRRARIERAIAEMERQGLGMPLSYSMGELSAYDNHPADLGSEVFERSKDMAVRGSLRLRLAEIDEAFERLEEGTYGVCQRCGQPIQPERLSIIPETKLCSVCARTDEPRGFFPEGQKRPIEEEVITFPFVNVSRENVGYDGEDAWQDVARYGTSETPSDVPNDWSYPSYYRKDEDRGTVQEVEKIISEKDDRLESTYDPQ; translated from the coding sequence TTGACCAAGTATGAGCAATTTAGGTCGGAGCTTCGCCGACGGCGCGCTCGCATAGAAAGGGCAATTGCCGAGATGGAAAGGCAAGGGTTGGGAATGCCCCTAAGTTATTCCATGGGTGAGCTGTCTGCCTATGATAACCATCCAGCTGATTTGGGAAGCGAGGTCTTTGAGCGCAGTAAGGATATGGCGGTTCGCGGTTCTTTACGGTTGAGGCTTGCAGAAATCGATGAGGCTTTCGAGCGGCTGGAAGAGGGTACTTATGGGGTATGTCAGCGGTGCGGGCAACCTATTCAGCCTGAGAGGCTATCTATTATTCCAGAGACCAAGCTTTGTTCAGTTTGCGCTCGTACCGACGAGCCCCGCGGCTTCTTTCCCGAAGGCCAAAAACGGCCAATTGAAGAGGAAGTCATCACATTTCCATTTGTAAATGTTTCTAGAGAGAACGTAGGTTACGATGGCGAAGACGCATGGCAGGATGTTGCCCGCTACGGCACTTCGGAAACACCCTCGGATGTCCCCAACGATTGGTCATACCCTTCGTATTACCGCAAAGACGAAGATCGCGGGACTGTCCAAGAAGTTGAGAAGATAATTAGCGAGAAAGATGATCGACTGGAGTCAACTTATGACCCCCAGTAA
- the lspA gene encoding signal peptidase II, whose protein sequence is MIATLVADQLSKLIVSHYLYIGQSIPLWTGVLHLTYTENPGAAFGIFANRAPLFIAVTLLVAILVLALHVVMPSQAKLIHFFGGLTLGGALGNALDRVRLGRVIDFIDFRIWPVFNLADIAIILGVGMLAWYFVSTVKEKG, encoded by the coding sequence ATGATTGCCACTCTGGTTGCGGATCAACTAAGTAAGTTAATAGTAAGCCACTATCTATATATAGGCCAAAGTATCCCGTTGTGGACAGGCGTCTTGCATTTGACTTATACTGAAAACCCCGGAGCTGCTTTCGGGATCTTTGCTAATCGAGCACCTCTGTTTATTGCTGTAACTTTGCTGGTGGCCATCTTAGTGCTTGCTCTACATGTGGTTATGCCTTCGCAGGCCAAACTTATTCACTTTTTTGGCGGGTTGACCCTAGGCGGTGCATTAGGCAACGCCTTAGATCGGGTGCGCCTGGGTAGAGTAATTGACTTTATTGACTTCCGGATTTGGCCGGTATTCAATTTGGCAGATATCGCTATCATTTTAGGCGTTGGTATGCTGGCTTGGTATTTTGTCTCTACGGTTAAAGAAAAAGGGTAG
- the thiD gene encoding bifunctional hydroxymethylpyrimidine kinase/phosphomethylpyrimidine kinase produces the protein MLKRCLTVAGSDSGGGAGIEADLKTFAATGTYGTVAVTAVTAQNTFEVRGIHAVPAKLVAQQIEAVADDIGIDAVKTGMLATAEIVEVVAARIRDLGLPKLVVDPVMISKSKNRLLAEDAIEALKRYLLPLATVVTPNLEEAEVLSGKSINGLPEMMDVAKTLHKLGSRYVIVKGGHLATEILYDVLYDGQDYYVFPHHRIHTSSTHGTGCTFSAALASYLAQGDDIYVATFKAQRFIRHALANSLELGHGSGPTNHLAKLYEHSSKYQVWTRFREILSFLRRTRVHARMSLSLQFSMLAYPFCSPDDVCSLAGPIVVSDGYFHVTGVPSFGRPTPEGDVLLTLARKGLHFEGAWLLPAALAGAIRQCGCTEVSDCPSFSPKAEASFTYYKICSESKEVCLLGQDAIALAVRLTKILNKI, from the coding sequence GTGCTGAAGCGGTGCCTGACGGTAGCTGGATCCGATTCTGGTGGAGGGGCAGGCATTGAGGCTGATCTGAAGACTTTTGCAGCAACTGGAACATATGGCACTGTAGCCGTAACCGCCGTAACTGCCCAAAATACCTTTGAGGTCCGCGGCATACATGCTGTTCCAGCCAAATTGGTGGCGCAACAGATAGAGGCGGTAGCCGATGACATTGGTATTGATGCAGTTAAAACTGGGATGTTGGCCACAGCTGAAATTGTGGAAGTAGTGGCTGCTCGAATACGGGATTTGGGTCTGCCAAAGCTGGTAGTAGACCCGGTGATGATCTCCAAGTCAAAAAACAGATTGCTAGCCGAGGATGCCATTGAGGCTCTCAAAAGGTACCTTCTGCCTTTAGCTACGGTTGTTACCCCCAACCTGGAGGAGGCTGAGGTTTTAAGCGGCAAGTCTATCAATGGGCTACCTGAGATGATGGATGTTGCCAAAACCCTTCATAAGCTTGGATCTCGGTACGTGATCGTAAAGGGCGGACATTTGGCAACCGAAATCCTTTACGATGTTCTTTATGATGGTCAGGACTACTATGTCTTTCCTCACCATCGCATACATACTTCCAGCACTCACGGTACGGGTTGTACCTTTTCGGCAGCTTTGGCCAGTTATCTGGCCCAAGGAGATGACATCTATGTTGCTACTTTTAAGGCTCAACGATTTATAAGGCACGCCCTGGCTAATAGCTTGGAGTTAGGGCACGGTTCAGGTCCTACCAACCACTTGGCCAAACTCTATGAGCACAGCAGTAAATACCAAGTGTGGACAAGATTTCGGGAAATCTTAAGCTTTTTGCGCCGGACCAGAGTGCATGCCCGCATGTCGCTCAGCTTGCAATTTAGCATGCTTGCTTATCCCTTTTGCTCCCCTGATGATGTCTGTTCTCTGGCGGGGCCCATAGTAGTGAGCGATGGGTACTTTCATGTTACCGGTGTTCCAAGTTTTGGTAGGCCGACTCCTGAGGGGGACGTACTCTTGACGCTGGCAAGGAAAGGGCTCCACTTTGAAGGCGCATGGCTGTTGCCTGCTGCTTTGGCAGGCGCCATTCGGCAGTGCGGTTGTACCGAAGTGAGTGACTGCCCAAGCTTTAGTCCCAAAGCTGAGGCCAGTTTTACTTACTACAAGATCTGCTCCGAAAGCAAGGAAGTTTGCCTTCTAGGGCAGGATGCAATTGCCCTGGCTGTACGTCTAACCAAGATCCTGAATAAGATTTAA